A genomic segment from Oncorhynchus clarkii lewisi isolate Uvic-CL-2024 chromosome 12, UVic_Ocla_1.0, whole genome shotgun sequence encodes:
- the LOC139422314 gene encoding perforin-1-like — MSLLIVCLWAGLMLSIPRPSCQSCTIGSANECKEAEFAPGTNLAGEGFDITKMKRKGAFVIDMNVWKRKDKTCTLCKNPYLEGKQQRLPLAVVDWRPNHQCSMKVSSKLHRSSESLVSSSGSSVENNWQVNLELEKGSKSGKIMLAGTNSKLAEYSMEKTKSDKFSFTSHSVSCGYYSYRVSGQPKLHREFKTAVKNLPKIYQQENKQRYYKLIDNFGTHYITKVSLGGTVQSVTSIMQCQASLQGLSAEEVKMCLDVEASASVGDSNSLKTEFKHCQEDKSKTESKASFSSVFNDRFTEVKGGHTTEPELLFSAEKDPASYKAWLDSLPHYPDIVSYSLESLHELLPTTNPARKHLRKAISDYILEKALWKNCSEPCQTGIKSDYRDSCVCSCHNIPGVSADCCPTRKGLARVVITVQRGANLWGDHTTATDGYVKVAFAGQTIGRTTVIYNNNNPSWAMSYDLGTVDLSTSRKLRFEVWDEDDKWNDDLLGECEKELTAGVKEDLCNLQHGQMFYKWEAVCAPSLGGSACMDYVPSPMNPHLEKVYVSRHSRLIPKDMLVSMGVLVDGPNLHGNKSLSPGNRESGRF; from the exons ATGTCCTTATTGATAGTGTGCCTCTGGGCAGGGCTTATGTTGTCCATTCCTCGTCCCAGTTGCCAATCATGCACCATCGGCTCAGCCAATGAGTGCAAAGAGGCAGAATTTGCTCCTGGAACCAACCTAGCAGGGGAAGGCTTTGACATCACCAAAATGAAACGCAAAGGAGCCTTTGTCATTGACATGAACGTGTGGAAACGCAAAGACAAGACCTGCACCCTCTGTAAGAATCCCTATCTGGAAGGGAAACAACAGAGGCTTCCTTTGGCAGTGGTGGATTGGAGACCAAACCACCAGTGTAGTATGAAAGTGTCCAGTAAACTCCATCGCTCCAGCGAGTCTCTCGTCAGCTCCAGTGGCTCTTCTGTGGAGAATAACTGGCAGGTCAATCTAGAGTTAGAGAAGGGATCAAAAAGTGGGAAGATTATGCTCGCTGGTACCAACTCCAAATTGGCTGAGTACTCCATGGAGAAAACCAAGAGTGACAAGTTCAGTTTCACAAGCCACAGTGTATCCTGCGGGTATTACAG CTATCGAGTATCTGGCCAGCCCAAGTTACACCGAGAATTCAAGACAGCAGTGAAGAATCTCCCCAAAATATATCAACAAGAAAACAAACAACGTTATTACAAGCTTATTGATAACTTTGGCACGCATTACATTAccaag GTGAGCCTGGGCGGAACGGTGCAGTCTGTGACCAGTATCATGCAGTGCCAGGCCAGCCTGCAGGGTCTCAGTGCGGAGGAGGTGAAGATGTGTCTGGATGTGGAGGCGTCTGCCAGTGTGGGTGACAGCAACAGCTTGAAGACTGAGTTCAAGCACTGTCAGGAGGATAAGTCTAAGACAGAGAGCAAGGCCAGCTTCTCCAGTGTCTTCAATGATAG GTTCACAGAGGTGAAAGGTGGCCACACCACAGAACCAGAGCTCCTCTTCTCTGCTGAAAAAGATCCCGCCTCCTACAAGGCATGGCTGGACTCCCTACCACACTATCCGGACATTGTCTCCTATTCGTTGGAATCTCTCCATGAGTTGCTGCCCACCACCAACCCAGCTCGGAAGCACCTGCGCAAGGCCATCAGCGACTACATCCTGGAGAAGGCCTTGTGGAAGAACTGTTCTGAACCCTGTCAAACTGGCATCAAAAGTGACTACAGAGACTCCTGCGTCTGCAGCTGCCACAACATCCCCGGGGTGAGCGCCGACTGCTGCCCCACCCGCAAGGGCCTGGCGCGGGTGGTCATCACTGTTCAGAGAGGGGCCAACCTGTGGGGAGACCACACCACTGCCACTGACGGCTACGTGAAGGTGGCTTTCGCAGGCCAGACAATCGGTCGCACTACAGTtatctacaacaacaacaaccccagCTGGGCAATGAGCTATGACCTGGGAACCGTGGATCTGTCAACCAGTAGGAAGCTGAGATTTGAGGTGTGGGACGAGGACGACAAGTGGAACGACGACCTGTTAGGAGAATGTGAGAAGGAGCTGACAGCCGGGGTGAAGGAGGATCTCTGCAACCTCCAGCATGGCCAAATGTTCTACAAGTGGGAGGCGGTGTGTGCCCCCAGTCTAGGTGGCTCTGCCTGTATGGACTATGTGCCCTCCCCTATGAATCCCCACCTGGAGAAGGTTTATGTGTCTCGCCACTCCCGTCTCATTCCAAAGGACATGCTGGTGAGTATGGGAGTGTTGGTGGACGGACCCAATCTCCATGGCAACAAGAGCCTCAGTCCAGGGAACAGGGAGTCTGGTCGATTTTAG